The DNA window AAGAGGTCAGATggagtaaatatttaaaaaaaaaaaagggaaaaggagggaaaaaaggagcgtggggggtgggtgggtaaaaaaaaaaggaaaaaatttaaaaaaaaaaggggggggggcaggctgtGCCCGGGTACCGCTGGGCCGCAcggcccctcccctccccgcacTGCGGGGCGTGGGCAGGGGCGTGGTCGTGGGAGGGACCGCCCACCCATGGGGGGAGTGGTCGAGGCGAGGTAGCATATGTGGGCGTGGCTTGTGGTGGGACCCGCCCCGTATGGGCGTGTCTTATGGAGGGCCCACCCCCTCGGGGGCGTGTCCGGGGCGTGGCGGAGCGGCCTGGCCCGGCTCGGCGGGGAAGGCGCCGGCGGGGGCCCGGTgagtgctggggcggggggggggcgggaggatGAGCGGGGCTGGATGCGCGGAGGGACACGGCGCTTCCGCGCCTGAACTTAAAGGCTCTTTGCAAACCCCCTGATTTCCGGCATTTCCCCCGGCGCCTGGCCGGGCCCTTCTCCGCGGCCGCTCGGCGAGAGTTCACCCGCCGCCCTGCAGagcccgggcggggccggcgccgttCACGAGTCGTTTTGCAAAGCCCGGCGTTGCTGCGGCAGCTGACGCTCGCCTTGCAAAGCCTGCGGGTGTGGCGATTAGTTTACAGCTCGTTTTCCAAAACCCGATGATGTTACGCCAGTTTATGAGTCATTTTACAAAGCCTCGATGGCGTTATATTAGTTTACAGGCCGGTCTGCAACGCCTGCTGGTGTTGCATTAATTTACGAGTCATTTTAGAAAGCCGGATGGCGTTATACGAGTTTACAGGTTGCTCTGGCGTCGATTGTTTACaagctgttaattttttctggagCCTTGGCTGAGCTGAGAGGTTTCCTGCTTGTGCAAGGCCAAGGGGACGGGTTAATTATTAATTACGGACAGAACCAGGGGTGCTGCTGTGGCAGAGCCCATCCCCGCTGTGTCCTGGCCCCCTCTCCCACGCCTTTcggggctccagccacccctgTGCTCAGCCGGTTCAGCTCACTCACCCGGCATTTGCCGGCAGGCCGAAGAAGGGAGCCACACACAGCAGCTTGCGAGCAACGGTTTGCAACCCTGGCGTGATAATAtctttttttggtggttgttttttgcAGCGTGCCAGCGCTATGCACCCAGCAGCCAGCAGCTTTCCCCCAGATGAGGAGCCCCTGATCGAGGAGCTCTTGGTCAACAGATACAGCCGGCAAAAGCCAAGCGACCGCTTACATGGGGCCTAcgtgatttttttcctcctgggcATCGGGACCCTGCTGCCCTGGAATTTTTTCATCACAGCAAAACACTACTGGATGTACAAGCTGCAAAACTGCTCGGATCAGGCAGGCCCGGCCGGACAGGCGGCATCAGATCTGCGGGTGAGTGTGCTGCtttcaaggcaggaaaaaaaaaagctgatttccTTCCTACTTTGCTCTTTTTCGCCTCCACTTCCCCAGAACGTGAGTGAACGTCCTCTAGGGTTTTGTCAGCTGCAAATCAGGGGTAGAGGTTTATTTGGGGAGCACAAGTACTTGCAAGAAAGATGCTTAAAACTAAGAGCCGTAGCACTTTGTGATCTTTTACCTGTATTTGAAGCGCTAAGCTTTAAGGTGTCTTTAAAAAATTTGGCTTAACCTGTCCCATAAGCAAGGCTGCCTTTCACAGGACAATTTCTGTGGTGCAAGGTATAAATCTCTGTGGTTGTTTTTGTCCTTCACGCTTGGTGAGCACCCATGTCCCACGGGACTCTGTGCTGTCCCAGCCAGACTTGGCTGCAACTCCCTGCGGGCCGGGAGATAAATTGCTCTGAGCTTCTGGCCCCATGGCGAGGCATCGAACGCATTTTAGGCATTTTCTCCCTTGCACTGGCTGGTGCAGCCCGTTGttcagagacagcagcagcagcagggctttgCATGAGCACCAGCCCTGGAGCCGGTGGCTTTTGATAGTCTTGAGGCTCTCCAGATGCTTTACTGCTTTTCCTTCAAGATCTGTCAAGTGTGGCTGGAGTATTTCCTTGCAGCGATAAACATCTGGCTTTTGGCAGATGGGATGAAGAGCTTGTCACGGGGCGATTGATGAGCCGGCCGTGGGGCGACAGGCTTGATggcctctctttttctcccccaaaaagcCGCCTTCTCTTGCTCCTTCTGCCATGGCAGGATTATTTCCCTGTGCCCCCCTGACAAAGCAATGGTGTTTCTTTGCGGCTGGAAAAAGTGTCGGTGTGATGAGGCTGTGTTCTGTCCTCCTCCTGTTGCCAAGCTTGTTCAAGTGGTTTgggcatattttatttttatataaacacagAGCCAGGTGTGACGCCCACGTTTTCTCTATGATTTCTCACACCAGTACGTCATCCACGGCTGTTCTAATTTTAATGGTTGTTAAGCTGTCTGCGTTTTTGATGGGGAGGAAGCAAAGTGTCACCAACGGTGCTTGTACCAGGATGCTGAAGTACCAGTGTGCTCGTGTAAATCGAGATACTGGGTGGATCAAACTGATGGAGACCAAGTCCCCATGGTGCCCGAACATCACAAATAGGGTGCCCCTGCACTAGCAAGGGTGCTCAGAGAGGGGGCGAAGGGTGCTCTGCTACCATGTGTCCTCAGACATTCCCTGCATCCCACTTGCTCCTCATTGCTTCTGTCATGCTTATCCAAGGCAATCCTTGATAAAGCTGTTTTCAAGTAGAGTAAGTATGTCTTTCTCCTAAAAATTCTTGCACAACTGTATTCCCAGTTGGATCAGCCATTGCTTGGACGAAAAGATGTTTCTCCTCTTTCTGTATGGCTGTGGTGCAATGCTTTTTACTTCCTCCTGTGAAAAGCAACCCGGCTTTTCCGTGGCGGTCGAGCCTGATCAAAAATAAACCTGTCAGACCCATTTCTGCACTGGGATGGCAAGCCAcggtgctgcagcaggagggcTTACCTGCAAACAGAGCTGGACTCTGGAAAGGTGCATCTGTGACTGACAGCCTGCTCTTGGCTCCAGCCTGCTCACCACAGCTAATTTCATGCCCCATGCTCCAGGTAACGCTTCGGTGCCTTCAGCCCCACCGTGGGCCTGGTTTGCTTTTCCAGCCCGACAGGAGCCCAGCTGCTGAGTCCGGACTGGAGCAGCATAAAAACTACTTAGCAAAAGCATCTTGGCAACGCCGGCTGAAGCTGGTGACTAATTTGCCACCGCGACGCTTTGttcttgtttggggtttttttaaggtaccAAGCGTACAGCGTCGATCACGGCAGCGTGTTTGAAGATGCTGTAGTTAATATAGGGTCAAATACCTCCATTATGTGCCTCAGCTCCATGGCTGAGGGATGACACCTTCCTCGTGAGAGGCAGAGGTGGGAGAAAGGCGACTTTGGACAGGGAGGAAGATGTTGGGTTTGCTTAGGgagttattattatttattattagcCAGGAAGGGGGTGACAGTCTTTCAGTGTTTGCGTTTCTCCTCTAAAACCATGTCAGTGATAGGGAGCTCAGCCTTTGCAAGCAAGGGATGCCCAGAGGAGATGAGCCAGCTGGTCAGGGAGGGCTCAGCAGAAAGGGAGAGAACTAGGTATATCTTGCATAGCCAAAAACTTCCTCTGAAAGCATGTCTGTGATGTGTGGGAATACCCACACAGGGAGAAGAGTTACCATCTGAGCTGGATTAACACCTAACAAGCAGGAGTGAAGAGGTGAGATGGGTATGGAGCCTGATACTTTCCCTTGATCTGAGCATGGATTAAGTTTGCCACCCACCATTCTGCTGCTGCATTAAACATGTGGTGTGAGGGCTTTCCTTTTTCACAGAAACAACAGCAATTGAAACCCTTCTACCTCgcttttcttttccagcagcGTTTGGCCGTGGGTAAGGCAGGGTAAAATTTCCCAGTGCAGTACAGGCTTCTCAGTTTCTTAAATACTTTCCCTAATTCTCTTCCCACCGCTGGTGTGAGCATGTTTCCCCGGGGTGCTTGAAACGCAGCATCTCTGCTGGATTACTTCAAGTACACTTCTGCTTGGTGGAAAGCGTTATACagtcttttttcctccccaaaagaaagagaaaattaacttGGAAGTATATTAAATATTCCCAGGCTGGTCTGGGGGTTAGTTTTAAGTAGGTTGGTAAATAAGTCTTAGTTTTAGCAACCaactttgcattttgctttgtcttctctCCTATAATTCATTGTATGGCTGTAGAGCTTTGAGCCTCCTGCTTCGCCAAGCTGATGCTGTAAGTGCAGGCATTTATGTCTCTGCATATATGGACCCTCTAGGAGCGATTATTCTATTTCCTGTTGCTTACAGTAAAGCTCCTGATAGGGAAGAATAAATGAGCATGCTTGTAAACTGATTAAAAGACTACAAtgcaaagctgaaaaagaaaaaaaaaagtaacgtGCAGAGAAAACGTGCCGAGTACCTTCTCGCGCTTGGACGCGACGTGGCCCTGTCTCTGTAGCTAGGtaactgcagaaaatgaaagCCCATGGCGATGGGGGTGGATATGTAGGTCATCCTCTTTGTGAGCACTGTCCTACCTCTGGCTGAGATTCCCGCAGAAAAAACAAGGGATTAAGCACCttgaggggaggagagggagcagaCGCGCTTTAACAGCCTAATACATAAAATGGATTGAAAAACGTAAGCATTTGGCTGCAATCTTGGCAaagaaatctctctctctctgctgtggtTATTGTTTTCTGCGTGCACAGCCTGACCTCTGTGCGAGGTGGACTGGTGAATATTGACTGGTGCTGCAGCTGACTTGCTCAGATGATATACGAGTCCCCGGAGTGAATGTGTGTTGAGTCTCAATATTGTTTCTCAATGAGTTTCGCGCGTGCAGAGAGGGAAAGTGGGAGGGAGAAtaatgtccctgtgtccccactcAGGCTGCTTTTGCTCGAGCATGTTCTCAGGCATGGTGTCCCAGTCACTTTGCATGGGGAGGGATGCACAGGTTTGCTAGACATTGTGGGCTTTTGAGGCAGGTAACTAATAGTATTAATGCTGTTGTGTCCTGATTTATGAAAAACAGCCCTCACGGAGCTCAAGTAAGAGAAAATGTTCAGGGGGGGTTGTCCAGGATGCTGAAGCCAGCTGGAGAAGTTCAGACCTCGTTATTTCAGGTGCTGCCCCATGGGGCCAGTGCAGTAGTAAGGAAGGTGTTTCCTTCACCATTTTTGCTTCTGAATTTGTTATGTCCCTAGCTTCCTGAAATATCCCAGGGCTGTTGCAGGACAAAAAAGCCCCGGGAGCCCATTCCTGCTGCCTGTTGTCCTGAGCAGTTTTGCAACGCAATGCAATGAGGTGGATGCCTACAGCATAACTCCCCATTTGTGCTGTATTGTGCCATATTTAGGAGCCGAAATTCATGTGTTGTTCTCCCCctaccttttcttctttgttgttttttgttcCTGGCAGGATTTTTTTGAGAGTTACATCTCCATTGCTTCGACTGTGCCCTCGGTGCTGTGCCTGATCGGAAACTTCTTACTGGTCAATAAGTAAGTGCTGCTCTGTTCACGGGTCTGTTAGCTGCTGCTCTCCCCGGCTTTGCCTGTGtcacttctgcctttctctgGCTTCAGCTGTGGCTCCCAGCTCAGCCTTCCCTTCCTCTGGTGACAAGCCACGGGGCACACGGGGCATCGTGAGCACAGCTTCCCTGTGCAGCCAAAATCCCCTCATCTGCTCCTGCCTGAATCGCAACCGGCTGAGATGAAGCAGGGTGAGGCACTCTGCTCCTCACCAGCAGCACCCGTGTCTGGAGTTGGCTTGAGTTGCACCACTGTAAATAAATTCCTAATAAATTCCTTGGTTAATTGCTTGGCAAATGGTCTTTCCTCTTAAAAATGCCATCGTTGGGGACCGGCTGATGAGGGCTAGGCTCATCCAGGCAGGAGTAATGCCTTGCTCTGGTCCTATCAGCAGCTGAACTGGGTTGATGGACCATCTCTGCCTCATTGCAAGCTTGACTTAAACCTAAAATAGCCACCTCCCCTCATTTGTACTGTTCCTTATCCCAGATCAAACTCCTTCATGTTTGGAGTCAAAGGGGAATGCATTTGTGTGCTTAATCTCTAGATCCTGGCTGTCGGTCTGGCTCCCCACCTCTGGGCCTTGCCCCCTCCATCCTGCCCCCACTCCAGCCCATCCATTCTCCCAGCTGGGCGATAAGCCCCCTCCGTGCCTGGGATTGCTTTCACCCACCCAGCCATGTTTCCCAGGCAGGctttattgctgctgctgtacATTGCTCCAGCGATGGGGATAGCTCCTGATTTCTGGGAGAAATGGGTATTTTACAGCTCCATTGGGCTTATAGTCCTACTGATGGCAAAAGTGGAAATTGCAGAGTTAACGTCTAGAGGCTTCtgagaaaaatcattattttttattcctcATCTCCCCCCacctttctttattttctttgatccTTCTCATAGCAGAGGAGTTGGTGTCCTCTGCATCACGCCTTCACGTTATAGTTTTAAACATAGGAGTCTCTCCTTTCCCTTGTCCCCAGGGTGCCCGCCAGCGTCCGGATCTTGTCCTCGCTCTTCGTAATGTTGGCCGTCTTCCTGGTGATCACGGTGCTGGTGAAGGTTGACACCTCTGCCTGGACCACCCGCTTCTTTGCCCTCACCATCGGCTGTGTGATCATTGTCAGCAGCGCCTCGACCATCTTCACCAGCAGCATCTTTGGGCTGAGCAGCCGCTTCCCCATGAAGAACTTGCAGGCGCTGATCTCAGGTTGGTGACCCCCAGCCACGCCGTCCCGGTGGGATCATGTTCTTGGGTTTTCTgtggttgggtggttggttttctttccctcctgcaTCTGGGATTTCATCACATGGGGGTTTATTTTAGAAACTTAACTTTGCCTTAAAGATAAAGGGAAGTTGCTGAAGGAGAACATGCTTGGTCACATGAGCcgttgcttttgtttctgtaaatacCCATAAACTGAAGTGTTTGAGGGCTCAGCAGAGATGAGGAGAGCAGCAGTCCTTCGCCATCCCTGCCCGAGGGGCAAACACCCTGCAGAGCAGCCTCAGCCAGCGTGACAGCTTGACCTGTTGTTTGTTCTgtgcagggagaaggaggaaagagatACATCCCTCAGTTCCTCTGTTTGCAGCTGGAGGAATCTTCAACTTTGCATTGTCTCCTCCTTTCCGTTCAGCATTTCCATGCGTTTTCATGAGTGATGAGGGGCACATTGGGAGCCGTGAGTGATGAGCTCCCTGGAGGGTTGATAACATTATAAATGGGCTGTGGAACGGCTGACAAACcaagaggagaaggggaaaaaaatcaagactgaGAAATTCTGCCCAGGGCTGAGACAGGAGTGTTTTAATGAGTTTAGCCCAGTGGGGGATATCACCACATCCCCAGGATGGCACACCTGTTGCTGCTGGCTTGAATTCCCATCTGGTGGAGTGCAGAAGAGAGGTGGTTATATGTGTGCCAGTAGAAATCCAGGTTTAGGGTTTGGGCAGGGTTTAGACCTTCTCTACAGGACTCAGCACATGCAAGCCCAGGTTGGGTCCCATCCTGACCCTTGTGCAGTGCTGCCCCTGTGTTGGAAGGGGGTGCAGGATGGGACTTGGGCTGCAGTGCAGCCCCACAAATAGCTGTGTTGCAGCAAGGTGTGGAAATGGAGATGAGGCGGTGTGTGCAGTTGTACCCAGAGCTGGGTTTGAGGACTagtgtgtggggcagggggggtgagCTGCTTCCCCTAGGGGATTTGTGCACGCCAGGAGGTGTTAATAAGGGGATGCTGCTGTTTCTGGGTTCCATCAGAGTCCTCACTGGAGGTGCTGTGGGTTGCTCTCTGTCACCTCGATGCCTCTCACCTGCGCCCATCTTGGTCAGGCTCAGCCCTGGGCCCTGAGCTCCGTCTCTCTGGTCCCCTGCACAGGTCAGGCCATGGGCGGCACAATCAGCGCCATCGCCTCTGTGATAGATCTGGCAGCAGCGGCTGATGTTACAGACAGTGCCCTGGCCTACTTCCTCACCGCCGACATCTTCCTCGTCGTCTGCGTCATGGTGTACCTCCTCCTTCCCAGGCTGGAGTACTCCAGGTGTGTGCACCCGCCTGCCACAGGCATCCCACAAGCACGGGTTGGGAGGGTTTGCTACTGTTGATGCCGAGCCGGGTTGCTGGGGAGACTCATGGGGTGCTTGCTGTGCTAGTCCCTGCTCTTGTCACCCCCCGGCATCCCCACGcgctctgctgctgccagccatgCTTCCCCATTTGAACAAAGCCACAGACTGAAACTGAGCACCACCCGCCCTGGCACGTGCTGGGCTTCTGGCAATCCTCCCAGGGGGAGAGGGGTGCTGATGCCGGGGCTTCCAAAATGCATGAAATCAGCACAGAGCTGTAAtctggcagcagccagccaggtGGGTTCCTGTAGGGCATCTGTATCTGCAACATCGTGCACCTATGTGCGTGACCCATTGGTCTTGTTGGTGCTTGCAACCCCCAAATGCCTGCGTGCAGTCAGTCCCCTCTGTGAACCACCAAGGGGGTAAAGGGGTCCCCGTGGTGTGGAAGAGGGGGTGGTGGGTCCCTGAGGGTCACCTTTCCGTACAAGGTGGGAGCTGGAGGTGCAATGGCATCGCTGCAAACCGCCTTTGCTCGGTCCAGCATAGATATTCCTGCGTCACCAACTTCCCCCTTGCTCTCTCTCCTAATCTGTTTGTTTCCCACACACTCACATGTCTAAAAATTtccctccttctcttttttccaggTATTACATGAGCAGCCAGAAGGAGAGCCCGTCTCTGGCCCCCGTGCCACctgacagctctgcagaggaTGAGGCAGATCTGGGAGGCACTACAAATACTTCCTTCCTCACAAAAAGCGCTGGCATCCCCCCGATCCGCCCCATCCTGCAGAAGACCGCCCTCCTCGGCTTCTGCCTCTTTTACGTCTTCTTCATCTCCATCAtcatcttcccttctctctcctccaacATCGAGTCGGTCAGCAAGTCCTCGGGAAGCCTGTGGAGCACCAAGTACTTTGCACCGCTCACCAGTTTCCTCCTGTACAACTTCGCTGACTGGTGCGGCAGGCAGATCACTGCCTGGATCCAGGTGCCCGGCCCCAGGAGCAAGCTGCTGCCCGCCCTCGTCCTCCTCAGGACcatcttcctccctctcttcatCCTCAGTAACTACCAACCCCGGGCTCACATCCGGACGGTGGTCTTCAACCAAGACGTCTACCCAGTGGTCTTCACGGTGCTGCTGGGACTGAGCAATGGCTACCTGGGGACGCTGGTCATTGTCTACGGCCCCAAGATTGTGCCAAAAGAGCTGGCCGAGGCGGCGGGGGTGTTGATGACGTTTTACCTCAtgctggggctggctgtggggtCCGCCTGCTCTGTTCTCATTGTCCACCTCATGTAGAGGAGCAGCCGGGGGGGATGCCCTCGGTTTGCGGTGCTGCTGTCAGGTATTTAGGGCTTTTTCCCCAAGCAGCCAGGCATGCTGTGGTTTTGGGGCAGGctgtctgtcttggggtgggggggatttgCATCCAAGGGGAAGCCCTTCTGAGAAGGGGTGTCCCCTGTGCTTGGGAGGTCCTGTCAGACATTTGTCACTCCCGGGTTTGACCAGAGCAAATGGACCAAAAAACCCTTGTCCTCCCCAGGGAGCTCAGGGAAGCACCAGGTGCACAGGGAAACCTGTCCCTCACCCCGGTGCCAGTGGGCAAGGGTGGCTTGTTGGTGCCACCACACtggttttaagctgaaaccaGGGCTTTTGACAGCACCTTGGTTTTTGCTGCCTCATTGTTACAAGTTTAGCCCTGCAGTGTTTTGGTGGTCTCAGGGGGGATCCCCCTTCATCGAGCTGTGATGGTGATGTTGAGCTAAAGGGAATTTGAGTCCTGGAGCACCTTCAGGCAAGCTTTGGGAGTGGGTAGCAGCCACTCCAGGGAGCAGGGCACCATTTCGGGGGGATTTCATACCTTCTTGCCCCAAGAAACGTACGTAAGGGAAACATCTCCACTCAGACTTCtacttgctttaatttttccagatgAGATTGAATTGAGGGATCATCCACCTCCCAGCATGGTGCTACTAGTCCCAGGGCTGTATGTCATGGCCAACCTGAGACCATTTCTCCTGCTGTGACTGCTGTGTGACCGTTGTGGACACCAACTTAACCTGTCTGCAGCTGAACCCCAAGGAGAGTGAAATGCTAAGTGGTCCTAACCTCAGTTTTTTAAGGTGCCTTTACTCTGTGTTGAGAAAGGTTCATAAAAGCCAAGGAGAGGTCTTAAGAGAGGCTCTGATGTGATGTTCACAGCAGAAAGCTGATTAATTTACATAGACAGGCGGCATATGGTCTCCAGATGTTTTCAGAGGGGTGAGCTACTGTGACACCCAAAAATACGGCCCACCCAAAGAGAACTGGCTTTTAAAGTCACTTAAACTTCCCTATGCAAATGCAGCCTGAACTAAATAcaattattgtatttattttctcaaatggGGTGGATTTATGACCTAGGAGAGGTGAACTGGTAAGGAAAGATGTAATGGCATAACTTGGCATTGCAGCTGATGCTTCGGGGATGCTATCTGTTGAAAATACTTCCTTTAAGACTGGATTATTAGCAAATGCTCTGTTAGTGGGATGTTCTCTCAGCATCTCCCGCTTGCCCGAGTAGCGGCGAAGCTGCTGGTCTGTGTTGCCAGGCCATCTCCTTGCTGTGCAGGATGTGGTGGTTAGCGAGAGGGAGGATGTGGGGCTGGTGCCTTTCTACCCACAGCCACCCCAGCTTTGCTGGGAGAACAGCAGGATCGACGGTCGTTATTGCCACGGCGTGGCACATAGGCTTGATGGGTGTTGTTTTATTATATAAATCCTTTCTGGTGTTTAAGTTGGGCTCATTGGCCATACACACACAGTTTTGCTTTACGgctgatttttatttaactgtaAAATCCAGACACGAGTGGAAAATTTGCAGGGTGTGTGGTACCAAGGAGCAGCTTTACGGCACATGACTTTGCACATGCGGGCTCTTAATCCTGTTGCTTTGGTAGGTTTGCAGCCCTCTATCCCCAGCGCTTGACCAGGGGCTGCTTTGCCCAGCGTTGACCCAGGTGAAGGTCCACCTCAGCTCGAAGGGCAGCCCAAAGGCTGAGGGTAGTGATGCTGGGcagctggctgggtgctgctcaTGGGGGTGAGCACTCCCATCGCCTCTACGGGCGCTGGAGCATTGCTTGGAGTAATGCAGTAGTCAGTCGTGGCTGAAAAGCCCAAGCCAACCTTGTGTGGGCAACTGAAATGTCCTTTTGTGGCCTTCGGTGCTTCCCACTTGAGATTCTGACGTGTGGTCTGCTCTTCTCAACTCATACATTTTCCCCCAGTCCCAGGTATGATGATGTTCTGCTCGTTAGCTGACTGCTTTGCATCTCTGCTGATCCTCTCCCTCATGTTAGAGACCAAATACCTCCTGAGACAGAACTTAATTATCCGGTACCGTTGCTAATAAAGTTAATTCTTGGTACTGTGCAACTGCTGGTGTCTGGAGTGATTTCTCTTGGAGACGCACTGATGCATGCAGTTTTAGcttgcatttttccttctgttcttccttctctcccagctTGGATTGTAAATTCAGAGAAATCACTGACAGGGGCCGGGTGAAGGAGCCCTGAAAGAATTGCTTTGAGAGCTCAGTTATTCTAATTTAATATCTCCAAATGACCTGCAGGT is part of the Strix uralensis isolate ZFMK-TIS-50842 chromosome 7, bStrUra1, whole genome shotgun sequence genome and encodes:
- the SLC29A3 gene encoding equilibrative nucleoside transporter 3; the protein is MHPAASSFPPDEEPLIEELLVNRYSRQKPSDRLHGAYVIFFLLGIGTLLPWNFFITAKHYWMYKLQNCSDQAGPAGQAASDLRDFFESYISIASTVPSVLCLIGNFLLVNKVPASVRILSSLFVMLAVFLVITVLVKVDTSAWTTRFFALTIGCVIIVSSASTIFTSSIFGLSSRFPMKNLQALISGQAMGGTISAIASVIDLAAAADVTDSALAYFLTADIFLVVCVMVYLLLPRLEYSRYYMSSQKESPSLAPVPPDSSAEDEADLGGTTNTSFLTKSAGIPPIRPILQKTALLGFCLFYVFFISIIIFPSLSSNIESVSKSSGSLWSTKYFAPLTSFLLYNFADWCGRQITAWIQVPGPRSKLLPALVLLRTIFLPLFILSNYQPRAHIRTVVFNQDVYPVVFTVLLGLSNGYLGTLVIVYGPKIVPKELAEAAGVLMTFYLMLGLAVGSACSVLIVHLM